In one Mauremys mutica isolate MM-2020 ecotype Southern chromosome 3, ASM2049712v1, whole genome shotgun sequence genomic region, the following are encoded:
- the LOC123367528 gene encoding transmembrane protein 121-like — protein sequence MVPPPPINKPHACLSTVLIMSSLVLMDAYLVEQNQGSRKLGICIMVSVGDVCFLLVLRYMAVWVGAEVRTAKRGYAMILWFLYVFVLEIKVYFVYQNYKADRKSLDLLARKALTLLLSICIPALYVLLVATEHMDYVRTFKKKEDLRNRLFWVIIDMLDVLDIQANLWEPQKKGLPLWAEGLMFFYCYILLLTLPCVSLCEISMQGFSIVPHRMMLYPMLSLLTVNIATLFIRGSNMVFFRDARVSGIFMGKNVLAIVLKLCMFVQYRKQLRREPAGFNAEPHHSAAPQPALQLLKSQNQTPGPEALGPENT from the coding sequence ATGGTTCCCCCACCGCCCATCAACAAGCCCCATGCCTGCCTCTCCACTGTCCTCATCATGAGCAGCTTGGTGCTGATGGATGCCTACCTggtggagcagaaccagggctccAGGAAACTGGGCATCTGCATCATGGTCTCGGTGGGCGACGTCTGCTTCCTGCTGGTGCTCCGGTACATGGCGGTCTGGGTCGGGGCCGAGGTGAGGACAGCCAAGCGCGGCTACGCTATGATCCTGTGGTTCCTTTATGTCTTCGTATTGGAGATCAAGGTCTACTTTGTCTACCAGAACTACAAGGCTGACCGGAAGAGCCTGGACCTTCTGGCACGCAAAGCCCTGACCCTGCTGCTGTCCATCTGCATCCCAGCCCTCTACGTGCTGCTGGTGGCCACCGAGCACATGGACTACGTCCGGACATTCAAGAAGAAGGAGGACCTCCGCAACCGGCTCTTCTGGGTCATCATTGACATGCTGGACGTGCTGGACATCCAGGCCAACCTGTGGGAGCCCCAGAAGAAAGGGCTGCCCCTCTGGGCCGAGGGCCTGATGTTCTTCTACTGCTACATTTTGCTCTTGACTCTCCCTTGCGTGTCCCTGTGCGAGATCAGCATGCAAGGGTTCAGCATCGTGCCGCACCGGATGATGCTCTACCCTATGCTGAGCCTGCTCACCGTCAACATTGCCACCCTCTTCATCAGGGGGAGCAACATGGTCTTCTTCCGGGATGCCCGGGTCTCAGGCATCTTCATGGGCAAGAACGTGTTGGCCATCGTGCTGAAGCTCTGTATGTTTGTGCAGTACCGGAAGCAGCTGCGCCGCGAGCCGGCGGGGTTCAACGCCGAGCCCCACCACAGCGCCgcgccccagcctgccctgcagcTGTTGAAATCCCAGAACCAGACGCCCGGCCCCGAGGCGCTGGGCCCGGAGAACACGTGA